In Aestuariibaculum lutulentum, one DNA window encodes the following:
- a CDS encoding PEGA domain-containing protein, producing the protein MKKATIALGFASLVLTTSCASIFTGSKRTVLFESNPSGAKIYVNGFEKGITPAQIKVKADDRVDFRIDNYKERVVVMDSKFNLVSILNGFSIIGWGVDAITGSLKRVDTKYVKVDLEEQTKSIAVENYLKNGKIDKVNIDTENKIVETVIVLND; encoded by the coding sequence ATGAAAAAAGCTACAATTGCTTTAGGATTTGCATCATTAGTATTAACTACTAGTTGCGCTTCTATTTTTACAGGATCAAAAAGAACTGTTTTATTCGAATCTAACCCATCAGGAGCTAAAATTTATGTTAACGGTTTTGAAAAAGGTATTACACCTGCTCAAATCAAAGTAAAAGCCGATGATCGTGTAGATTTTAGAATCGATAACTATAAAGAAAGAGTTGTAGTTATGGACAGTAAATTCAACTTAGTTTCAATATTAAACGGATTTTCAATTATAGGGTGGGGCGTAGATGCCATAACAGGTTCTTTAAAACGAGTTGATACGAAATATGTAAAAGTTGATTTAGAAGAACAAACAAAATCTATAGCTGTTGAAAACTACCTAAAAAACGGTAAAATAGACAAGGTTAACATTGATACCGAAAACAAAATTGTTGAAACAGTTATTGTTTTAAATGATTAA
- a CDS encoding helix-turn-helix domain-containing protein: MRSTQVTIHNITPEELSEHISNVIEAKLKTLQLPQQNENQISDDLLTVEETLQYLKCSKQALYNWRKSGILPSYRLGNRVYYKKSDILAKLKKQA, translated from the coding sequence ATGAGATCAACCCAAGTCACCATACACAACATCACACCTGAAGAATTATCTGAGCATATTTCCAACGTTATTGAAGCCAAATTAAAAACGCTTCAACTACCTCAACAAAACGAAAATCAGATATCGGACGATCTTCTTACCGTTGAAGAAACACTTCAATATTTAAAGTGCTCTAAGCAAGCCCTGTACAATTGGCGAAAAAGTGGTATTCTACCATCATACCGCCTAGGCAATCGCGTATACTACAAAAAGAGCGACATTCTGGCGAAGCTCAAAAAACAAGCTTAA
- a CDS encoding phage integrase SAM-like domain-containing protein, which translates to MSNINSTAGTIAFRLKQSTSKKETPILFEYSFGRGNRIKYSTGYKITPKYWDSKNQKVRAIASIENRDDINNRILEIKRDFSLALSKLEEVEKQDKNVLKSIYDEIMGRSEPKEVPLPKIKFLQFADDFVETKENTVNSGINLTAVTIRSYKQTIKQLKDFNNTYRYKLDFDTIDVPFYYAFVSFLEEKEYSLNTIGKHIKNIIALMNRATEDGINTNLKYKHRDFKRLSEKTTSIYLNTEEIENLYKLDLSFNKDWERARDIFLIGYYTGQRVSDYNGLTDKNIKTFDGRKVFEIYQKKTKKTVYIPIHPRIKEIMNKRYKGSLPAKMPDHLINSLIKKVGRKAKIKDDVVTKKTVGGKLSEKTIDKHELIGTHTARRSFCTNAYLSKMPVIDIMALSGHTTEKEFYNYIKVTPQERAVKIADSAFFK; encoded by the coding sequence ATGAGTAATATAAATTCAACAGCCGGAACAATTGCTTTTAGATTAAAACAATCAACTTCAAAAAAAGAAACACCCATATTATTTGAGTATAGTTTTGGCAGAGGCAACAGAATTAAATATTCCACTGGATATAAAATCACACCAAAATATTGGGATAGTAAAAACCAAAAAGTTCGAGCGATAGCATCGATAGAAAACAGAGACGATATAAATAACAGAATATTAGAAATTAAAAGAGACTTCTCCTTAGCTTTATCTAAACTTGAAGAAGTTGAAAAGCAGGATAAAAATGTCCTAAAGTCGATTTATGATGAAATCATGGGAAGAAGCGAACCTAAAGAAGTTCCGCTTCCCAAAATAAAATTTCTTCAATTTGCAGATGATTTTGTTGAAACAAAAGAAAATACAGTTAATTCAGGTATTAATTTAACCGCCGTAACGATTAGGTCATACAAACAAACCATTAAACAACTTAAAGATTTCAATAATACCTACAGATATAAATTAGACTTCGATACTATCGATGTCCCTTTCTATTATGCTTTTGTTAGTTTCCTAGAGGAAAAGGAATATTCACTTAATACCATTGGCAAGCATATTAAAAACATCATAGCATTGATGAATCGTGCAACAGAAGATGGTATTAACACAAACTTGAAATATAAACACCGTGACTTTAAGCGGCTTTCTGAAAAAACCACTTCTATTTACTTAAATACCGAAGAAATTGAAAACTTATATAAACTTGACTTATCCTTCAACAAAGACTGGGAACGCGCTAGAGATATTTTTCTTATTGGTTACTATACCGGCCAACGTGTATCTGACTATAACGGATTGACAGATAAAAACATTAAGACTTTTGATGGTAGAAAAGTTTTTGAAATCTACCAAAAGAAAACCAAAAAAACGGTCTACATCCCCATTCACCCAAGAATAAAGGAAATCATGAACAAAAGATACAAAGGTAGTTTACCGGCTAAAATGCCAGACCACCTTATCAATTCTCTAATTAAAAAGGTAGGCAGAAAAGCCAAGATCAAAGACGACGTTGTAACTAAAAAAACTGTAGGAGGTAAACTTTCAGAAAAGACCATTGACAAGCATGAACTAATAGGCACACATACAGCGAGACGCTCATTTTGCACCAACGCCTACCTCTCTAAAATGCCCGTTATTGATATTATGGCTTTAAGTGGACACACTACCGAAAAAGAATTTTACAACTATATCAAAGTAACACCTCAGGAACGAGCTGTAAAAATTGCTGATTCTGCATTTTTCAAATAA
- a CDS encoding riboflavin synthase: MFTGIIEDIGVITDLKKELDNLHITVKSNITSELKIDQSVAHNGVCLTVVNIKGDEYTVTAIKETLDKTNLNTLNVGNKVNLERAMKLGDRLDGHIVQGHVDQIAICENIDEANGSWVFTFRYDSSLNNITIEKGSITVNGTSLTVVNSKRNSFSVAIIPYTYQHTNFNTFKIGTKVNLEFDVLGKYVSRLVNLGKLD; encoded by the coding sequence ATGTTTACAGGAATTATTGAAGATATTGGAGTAATTACAGATTTAAAAAAAGAATTAGATAATCTTCATATTACCGTAAAAAGTAATATCACTTCCGAATTAAAAATAGACCAAAGTGTAGCTCACAATGGTGTTTGTTTAACTGTAGTTAATATTAAAGGAGACGAATATACCGTTACTGCTATAAAAGAAACACTGGACAAAACCAATCTAAACACCTTAAATGTAGGAAACAAAGTAAATCTTGAACGCGCTATGAAACTAGGTGATAGACTAGATGGACACATCGTTCAAGGCCATGTAGATCAAATAGCAATCTGTGAAAATATAGATGAAGCTAATGGTAGCTGGGTATTTACATTTAGATATGACTCATCTCTAAATAATATAACCATTGAAAAGGGTTCTATTACAGTAAATGGCACAAGTTTAACAGTAGTGAATTCAAAAAGAAACTCTTTTAGTGTAGCCATTATTCCTTATACCTACCAACACACCAATTTTAATACTTTTAAAATAGGAACTAAAGTAAATTTAGAATTTGACGTTTTAGGAAAGTATGTATCTAGATTGGTTAATCTTGGAAAATTGGATTAG
- the pdxA gene encoding 4-hydroxythreonine-4-phosphate dehydrogenase PdxA codes for MKKSENIVVGISIGDLNGIGGEIILKTFEDARVLDFCTPVIFASAKTMNFFKSHFKSEINFNVTNSLNQIASGKVNVFNSWNEPVNIEFGKEDFKIGAYSIKSLQSATKALKEGDVDVLVTAPINKHNIQSKEFKFPGHTDYLAQELEGESLMFMVSDGLRVGLLTDHVPVKDVVNHITEDLIINKINTVYNSLKVDFNIVRPRIAVLGINPHTGDNGVIGNEDDTVLRPTLKKLKDEGKLVYGPYAADSFFGSNNYKSFDAIVASYHDQGLIPFKTLSFGQGVNYTAGLNKVRTSPDHGTAYEIAGKGIADESSFKEAVFAAIQIFRNRNEYEELTSNPLKKSSKKI; via the coding sequence ATGAAGAAATCAGAAAATATAGTTGTAGGAATCTCTATCGGGGATTTAAATGGTATTGGAGGAGAAATTATTTTAAAAACATTCGAAGATGCTCGAGTATTAGATTTCTGTACACCTGTAATTTTTGCTTCTGCTAAAACGATGAATTTTTTCAAATCGCATTTTAAATCCGAAATCAATTTTAATGTCACTAATAGTCTTAATCAAATCGCTTCAGGAAAGGTAAATGTTTTTAATAGTTGGAACGAACCTGTGAATATTGAATTTGGTAAAGAAGATTTCAAAATAGGAGCTTATTCAATAAAATCATTGCAATCGGCAACAAAGGCATTAAAGGAAGGTGATGTAGATGTGCTGGTCACAGCGCCGATTAATAAACATAATATTCAGTCGAAAGAGTTTAAATTTCCTGGCCATACCGATTATTTAGCTCAGGAACTGGAAGGTGAAAGCTTAATGTTTATGGTGTCTGATGGTTTACGAGTAGGTTTATTAACCGATCATGTTCCGGTTAAAGATGTGGTAAATCATATTACCGAAGATCTAATTATTAATAAGATTAATACGGTTTATAATTCTCTTAAAGTAGACTTTAATATTGTTAGACCGCGGATTGCAGTACTGGGAATTAATCCGCATACAGGGGATAATGGTGTTATTGGCAATGAAGACGATACTGTTTTAAGACCAACCCTTAAAAAGTTAAAAGACGAAGGTAAACTGGTTTATGGGCCATATGCAGCAGATAGTTTCTTTGGTTCTAATAATTACAAAAGTTTCGATGCCATTGTGGCTTCATATCACGATCAAGGGTTAATACCGTTTAAAACGCTGTCGTTTGGACAGGGAGTGAATTATACCGCTGGTTTGAACAAAGTTAGAACCTCTCCAGACCATGGAACAGCTTATGAAATAGCCGGAAAAGGCATTGCAGACGAGAGTTCGTTTAAGGAAGCTGTATTTGCAGCGATTCAAATTTTTAGAAATAGAAATGAGTATGAGGAACTTACGTCGAACCCGTTAAAAAAATCATCAAAAAAGATATAA
- a CDS encoding YceD family protein, whose protein sequence is MKPLKEYTIPFVGLKLAKHHFEYEIEQAFFDYFEYQEFNDVKVKVDLELEKKSTLLELHFKISGFVNVNCDLTNEPYDQSIENEFDLVVKFGDEYNDEDVNILIVPHGTYEINVQQYIYESIILAVPIKRVHPGIKDGTLDSDILKKLKELSPKGKKENKTEDDIDPRWNTLKKLLTDK, encoded by the coding sequence ATGAAGCCATTAAAAGAGTATACAATTCCATTTGTAGGGCTAAAATTAGCAAAGCACCATTTTGAGTATGAAATTGAGCAAGCGTTCTTTGATTATTTTGAGTATCAGGAATTTAATGATGTAAAAGTAAAAGTAGATCTTGAGTTAGAAAAGAAATCTACATTACTGGAGTTGCACTTTAAAATTTCAGGATTTGTTAATGTTAACTGTGATTTAACTAACGAACCGTACGATCAAAGTATCGAAAATGAGTTCGATTTGGTAGTTAAATTTGGTGACGAGTATAATGATGAAGACGTTAATATACTAATTGTACCTCACGGTACTTATGAAATTAACGTTCAGCAGTATATATATGAATCAATCATATTAGCTGTGCCAATTAAGCGCGTGCATCCTGGAATTAAAGACGGAACATTAGATTCAGACATACTTAAAAAGTTAAAAGAACTAAGCCCGAAAGGAAAGAAAGAGAATAAAACCGAGGACGATATAGACCCTCGTTGGAATACATTAAAGAAACTATTAACGGATAAATAA
- the rpmF gene encoding 50S ribosomal protein L32 encodes MAHPKRKISKTRRDKRRTHYKATAPQIATCPTTGEAHLYHRAHWHEGKLYYRGQVLIDNSEAVENIA; translated from the coding sequence ATGGCACATCCTAAGAGAAAAATCTCGAAAACAAGAAGAGATAAAAGAAGAACCCATTACAAAGCAACTGCGCCACAGATTGCTACATGTCCTACTACAGGTGAGGCTCACTTATATCACAGAGCTCACTGGCATGAAGGAAAACTTTATTACAGAGGTCAAGTATTAATTGACAATTCTGAAGCAGTAGAAAACATAGCATAA
- a CDS encoding beta-ketoacyl-ACP synthase III — translation MSKISAAITAVGAYVPEYVLTNQILETMVDTNDEWITSRTGIKERRILKEEGKGTSYLAIKAAQDLINKKGIDPKTIELVIVATATPDMKAASTAAYTASEIGATNAFSFDMDAACSSFLYGMSVAASYIESGRYKNVLLIGADKMSSIINYEDRATCIIFGDGAGAVLFEPNEEGLGFQDEYLRSDGTGREFLQATYGGSAFPITEEAMAKGGQYAFQEGRTVFKNAVSNMADATVKILERNNLDKDSVDWLVAHQANKRIIDATAQRIELAEEKVLINIHRYGNTTSATLPLLLSDFESKLKKGDNLIFAAFGGGFNWGSIYLKWAYNS, via the coding sequence ATGAGTAAAATCTCAGCGGCTATAACAGCTGTTGGCGCTTATGTGCCAGAATATGTATTAACCAATCAAATTCTTGAAACAATGGTTGATACAAATGATGAATGGATAACTTCACGAACAGGAATCAAGGAGCGTCGTATTCTTAAAGAAGAAGGAAAAGGGACGTCCTATTTAGCTATTAAAGCTGCGCAAGACCTTATCAACAAGAAAGGCATCGATCCTAAAACCATAGAACTTGTTATTGTTGCAACGGCAACACCAGATATGAAAGCTGCTTCTACAGCTGCTTACACGGCGTCTGAAATTGGTGCTACTAATGCATTCTCTTTCGATATGGATGCTGCATGTTCTAGTTTCTTATACGGTATGTCGGTTGCTGCTAGTTATATCGAGTCAGGTCGATACAAAAATGTATTATTAATTGGTGCAGATAAAATGTCATCAATTATTAATTACGAAGACCGAGCAACGTGTATCATTTTTGGTGATGGTGCCGGAGCAGTTTTATTCGAACCTAACGAAGAAGGATTAGGATTCCAAGATGAATATTTAAGAAGTGACGGAACCGGAAGAGAGTTTTTACAAGCCACTTACGGAGGTTCTGCTTTCCCAATCACTGAAGAAGCTATGGCTAAAGGTGGTCAGTATGCATTTCAGGAAGGACGTACTGTGTTTAAAAATGCAGTATCAAACATGGCAGATGCAACTGTAAAAATATTAGAACGTAATAATTTAGATAAAGACAGCGTTGATTGGTTAGTAGCGCATCAGGCCAACAAGCGTATTATTGATGCTACTGCACAACGTATTGAATTAGCTGAAGAGAAAGTATTAATAAATATCCACAGATATGGAAATACAACATCGGCTACATTACCGTTATTACTAAGTGATTTCGAGTCTAAGCTTAAAAAAGGAGATAATTTAATTTTTGCCGCTTTTGGTGGCGGATTCAATTGGGGTTCTATTTACTTAAAATGGGCCTATAATTCATAA
- the accB gene encoding acetyl-CoA carboxylase biotin carboxyl carrier protein — MDIKEIQNLIKFVAKSGASEVKLEMDDFKITIKTGSEEATTVQYAPIAAQIPQVAAAPAPVAEAAASAPAATPVAPATEESKYITIKSPIIGTFYRKPAPDKPLFVEVGQTIAAGDVLCIIEAMKLFNEIESEVSGKVVKILVDDSSPVEFDQPLFLVDPS; from the coding sequence ATGGACATTAAAGAGATTCAAAACTTAATCAAATTTGTAGCAAAATCAGGTGCAAGTGAGGTTAAATTAGAAATGGACGATTTTAAAATCACCATTAAAACAGGATCAGAAGAGGCAACAACTGTGCAATATGCTCCTATAGCAGCACAAATTCCACAGGTAGCAGCAGCTCCAGCTCCAGTAGCAGAAGCAGCAGCTTCAGCTCCAGCAGCTACACCAGTGGCTCCAGCAACTGAGGAATCAAAATATATCACAATCAAATCGCCAATTATTGGTACCTTCTATAGAAAACCAGCTCCAGATAAGCCATTATTTGTAGAAGTAGGTCAAACTATAGCAGCAGGTGATGTATTATGTATCATCGAAGCGATGAAACTTTTCAACGAAATCGAATCTGAAGTATCAGGTAAGGTTGTTAAGATTTTAGTTGACGATTCTTCTCCGGTAGAATTCGATCAGCCGTTATTTTTAGTAGATCCATCTTAA
- the accC gene encoding acetyl-CoA carboxylase biotin carboxylase subunit, translating into MFKKILIANRGEIALRVIRTCKEMGIKTVAVYSTADAESLHVKFADEAVCIGPALSSESYLKMSNIIAAAEITNADAIHPGYGFLSENAKFSKICEEHGIKFIGASPEMIDKMGDKANAKATMKAAGVPCVPGSDGVINSYEECEKVAKETGFPVMLKASAGGGGKGMRAVWKKEDLRAAWDSARQESKAAFGNDDMYMEKLIEEPRHIEIQIVGDSTGKACHLSERDCSVQRRHQKLTEETPSPFMTDELREEMGMAAVRAAEYIKYEGAGTIEFLVDKHRNFYFMEMNTRIQVEHPITEQVIDFDLIREQILVAAGVPISGKNYLPNLHSIECRINAEDPYNGFRPSPGKITTLHAPGGHGVRLDTHVYAGYTIPPNYDSMIAKLITTAQTREEAISKMKRALDEFVIEGIKTTIPFHRQLMDNPDYVAGNYTTKFMEDFVMEKPVQE; encoded by the coding sequence ATGTTTAAAAAAATACTGATTGCCAACAGAGGGGAGATAGCACTTCGTGTTATTAGAACCTGTAAAGAAATGGGCATCAAAACGGTTGCAGTATATTCTACAGCCGACGCAGAAAGTTTACACGTAAAATTTGCAGACGAAGCGGTTTGTATTGGGCCAGCTTTAAGTAGCGAATCGTACTTAAAAATGTCTAACATTATTGCAGCTGCTGAAATTACTAATGCAGATGCCATTCACCCAGGGTACGGGTTCTTATCAGAAAACGCTAAGTTTTCTAAAATTTGTGAAGAACACGGTATCAAATTTATTGGTGCATCTCCAGAGATGATTGATAAAATGGGAGATAAAGCCAACGCTAAAGCCACTATGAAAGCGGCTGGTGTACCTTGTGTACCAGGTAGTGATGGTGTTATTAACTCTTACGAGGAGTGTGAAAAAGTAGCTAAGGAAACTGGATTCCCGGTTATGCTTAAAGCGTCTGCCGGTGGTGGAGGTAAAGGTATGCGTGCCGTTTGGAAGAAAGAAGATCTTAGAGCTGCTTGGGATTCTGCGCGTCAGGAAAGTAAAGCAGCCTTCGGAAACGACGATATGTACATGGAAAAACTTATTGAAGAGCCAAGACATATCGAAATCCAGATTGTTGGAGATTCTACAGGTAAAGCTTGTCACCTTTCAGAAAGAGACTGTTCAGTACAACGTCGTCACCAAAAATTAACCGAAGAAACACCATCACCATTCATGACTGATGAGTTAAGAGAGGAAATGGGTATGGCAGCGGTTAGAGCGGCAGAGTACATTAAGTACGAAGGTGCAGGAACGATTGAGTTCTTAGTAGATAAACACCGTAACTTCTACTTCATGGAAATGAACACGCGTATTCAGGTAGAGCACCCAATTACCGAGCAGGTAATTGATTTCGACTTGATTCGTGAGCAAATATTAGTAGCGGCAGGAGTGCCAATTTCTGGTAAAAACTATTTACCAAACTTACACTCTATCGAATGTCGTATTAACGCCGAGGATCCTTATAATGGATTCCGTCCGTCTCCAGGAAAAATTACAACATTACACGCTCCAGGAGGACATGGTGTACGTTTAGATACTCACGTTTACGCTGGGTATACGATTCCGCCAAACTACGATTCTATGATTGCTAAGTTAATTACAACGGCGCAAACAAGAGAAGAAGCGATTAGCAAAATGAAACGTGCTTTAGACGAATTCGTAATCGAAGGTATTAAAACCACGATTCCTTTCCATCGTCAGCTTATGGATAACCCCGATTATGTTGCGGGTAATTATACCACCAAGTTCATGGAAGATTTCGTTATGGAAAAGCCAGTTCAAGAATAA
- a CDS encoding NAD(P)/FAD-dependent oxidoreductase translates to MNLSYWEIKSWLSNTDFTIIGSGIVGLSCALYLRERFPKANILILEQGFLPQGASTKNAGFACFGSLSEIIEDLKTHSEEEVLQLVKKRVDGLNLLKQTLGEKAIGYKNYGGYELFLEQDDLYESCLEKIDKINKLLEPIFNASVYGIKPNSFQFKNIKERTIFNTFEGQIDTGLMMEALLKKVQSKGIKILNNCKVESFVENGNSVKIKTNLFEFSSSKLLIATNGFASQLINQEVKPARAQVLITKPIKDLHIKGTFHLDKGYYYFRNIDNRILFGGGRNLDFKGEETIEFGQTEQIQNRLEDILKTVILPNTPFEVEHRWSGVMGIGHQKKAIVKPLSNQVFCGVRLGGMGIAIGSLVGKELAELACH, encoded by the coding sequence GTGAACCTCTCCTATTGGGAAATAAAATCTTGGCTTAGCAATACCGACTTTACTATTATAGGCAGTGGTATTGTGGGATTAAGTTGTGCCTTGTATTTAAGAGAACGATTTCCAAAGGCCAACATTTTAATTTTAGAGCAAGGGTTTTTACCACAGGGAGCCAGTACAAAGAATGCCGGATTTGCTTGTTTTGGTAGTTTAAGCGAGATTATAGAAGATTTAAAGACGCATAGCGAAGAAGAGGTCTTGCAACTCGTTAAAAAGCGTGTCGATGGCTTAAACCTTTTAAAACAAACTTTAGGAGAAAAGGCGATTGGTTATAAAAATTATGGAGGGTACGAACTCTTTTTAGAGCAGGATGATTTATATGAATCCTGTTTGGAAAAAATCGACAAGATTAATAAGTTGTTAGAACCCATTTTTAATGCTTCAGTTTATGGTATAAAACCCAATAGTTTTCAGTTTAAAAATATAAAGGAGCGTACTATTTTTAACACTTTCGAAGGTCAGATTGATACAGGACTTATGATGGAAGCTTTATTGAAAAAAGTGCAGTCAAAAGGCATTAAAATTCTTAACAATTGTAAAGTAGAGAGTTTTGTTGAAAATGGAAATTCAGTAAAAATAAAAACGAATTTATTTGAGTTTTCAAGTTCAAAACTGTTAATTGCCACCAATGGTTTTGCATCTCAGTTAATCAATCAGGAGGTAAAACCTGCCAGAGCCCAGGTACTTATAACCAAGCCAATAAAAGATTTACATATTAAAGGGACATTCCATTTAGATAAAGGCTATTATTATTTCAGAAATATCGATAATCGCATTCTGTTTGGAGGTGGCCGTAATCTGGATTTTAAAGGTGAAGAAACTATAGAATTTGGCCAAACAGAACAAATTCAAAATAGATTGGAAGACATTTTAAAAACGGTTATTTTACCTAACACGCCTTTCGAAGTTGAGCATCGATGGAGTGGTGTTATGGGGATTGGTCATCAAAAAAAGGCGATTGTAAAACCGTTGTCAAATCAGGTGTTTTGTGGCGTACGTTTAGGAGGTATGGGTATCGCAATTGGTAGTTTGGTTGGTAAAGAACTTGCCGAATTGGCATGTCATTAA
- the mtgA gene encoding monofunctional biosynthetic peptidoglycan transglycosylase has protein sequence MKKLFRFLLKIFAWFVIITVGFVVLFKWVPVPVTPLMVIRYFEQDSGQRTFWKHDWESIDHISKNLQLAVVCSEDQNFLNHNGFDIQAIEKAIEYNKKGKRVRGGSTISQQTAKNVFLWPERSWFRKGLETYFTFLIELIWSKERIMEVYLNSIEMGKGVYGAEAAAQYWFKKPAAKLSQYEAAAIAAVLPSPQRYRANPASAYIQGRKVWIVKQMHFYGPFSYDKK, from the coding sequence ATGAAAAAACTGTTTCGGTTTTTATTAAAAATATTTGCGTGGTTTGTTATAATCACTGTCGGATTTGTGGTGTTGTTTAAATGGGTTCCGGTGCCGGTTACTCCACTTATGGTTATACGTTATTTTGAACAGGATAGCGGACAAAGAACTTTTTGGAAACACGATTGGGAATCGATAGATCATATATCGAAAAACCTGCAATTGGCCGTGGTTTGTAGTGAAGACCAGAACTTTTTAAACCACAACGGATTTGATATCCAGGCCATAGAAAAGGCTATTGAATACAATAAAAAGGGCAAACGTGTTCGTGGCGGAAGTACCATAAGTCAGCAAACAGCTAAGAATGTTTTTTTGTGGCCAGAACGCAGTTGGTTTCGCAAAGGGCTGGAAACTTATTTTACGTTTTTAATAGAACTTATTTGGAGTAAAGAACGTATTATGGAAGTGTATTTAAACAGTATTGAAATGGGTAAAGGTGTTTACGGTGCTGAAGCTGCCGCTCAATACTGGTTTAAAAAACCAGCGGCTAAATTATCGCAGTATGAAGCCGCCGCAATAGCTGCAGTTTTACCAAGTCCGCAACGTTATAGAGCGAATCCGGCATCGGCGTATATTCAAGGTAGAAAGGTTTGGATAGTGAAACAAATGCATTTTTATGGACCATTTTCTTATGACAAAAAATAA
- a CDS encoding GreA/GreB family elongation factor, with the protein MTKNNLEIKQALYEQCAVLVSSRLETVKKQIAQIQESLSSETKSTAGDKHETGRAMLQLEREKAGQQLAEINKIKEVLSRIDVKIASKKVGLGSVVFTSQANYFVAVSLGELKVNDVAFYAISPSTPIGQLLLGKGVLDAIDFRGNSFKILDIL; encoded by the coding sequence ATGACAAAAAATAATTTGGAAATAAAGCAGGCACTTTACGAACAGTGTGCTGTATTGGTATCTAGTCGTTTGGAAACGGTTAAAAAACAAATTGCTCAAATTCAGGAATCGTTATCTTCAGAAACCAAAAGTACGGCAGGTGACAAGCATGAAACCGGTAGAGCCATGTTACAGTTGGAGCGAGAAAAGGCCGGTCAACAACTCGCAGAAATTAATAAAATAAAAGAAGTGCTTTCTAGAATTGATGTAAAAATAGCTTCAAAAAAGGTAGGCTTAGGCAGTGTGGTATTCACTTCGCAAGCTAATTATTTTGTAGCTGTAAGTCTTGGTGAATTGAAAGTGAATGATGTTGCGTTTTATGCCATTTCACCAAGTACACCTATTGGTCAGTTATTACTGGGTAAAGGTGTACTTGATGCTATTGATTTTAGAGGAAACAGTTTTAAAATACTTGATATTTTATAA